A single window of Flavobacterium aestivum DNA harbors:
- a CDS encoding D-alanine--D-alanine ligase, which yields MKNIAIIMGGYSSEYKISLISGNVVYQFLDKTKYKAFRIHIFKEKWVYVDANDTEFPIDKNDFSVQVNGEKISFDCVFNAIHGTPGEDGLMQAYFELLNIPQTSCDYYQSALTFNKRDLLSVLKPYGIKTATSYYLNKGDIINTDEIVKKLGLPCFVKPNKAGSSFGISKVKTASELPIAIEVAYKEDNEIIIESFLDGTEVSVGVINYKGTITVLPITEIVSENDFFDYEAKYQGKSQEITPARISDEMTQKIGEIAKRAYEVLKMKGFSRSEFIIVDGEPHMLEMNTIPGLTTESLIPQQARAAGISLEDLFTNAIELALN from the coding sequence TTTACCAGTTTCTTGACAAAACTAAATACAAAGCCTTTCGCATCCATATCTTTAAAGAAAAATGGGTGTATGTAGATGCAAATGATACTGAATTCCCAATTGACAAGAATGATTTTTCGGTACAGGTAAACGGTGAAAAAATTAGTTTTGACTGCGTTTTCAATGCCATTCACGGAACACCGGGTGAAGATGGATTAATGCAAGCCTATTTCGAGTTATTAAACATTCCGCAAACTTCCTGCGATTATTATCAATCCGCATTAACCTTCAACAAACGTGATTTATTATCGGTATTAAAACCATACGGAATAAAAACTGCCACTTCCTATTACCTAAACAAAGGAGATATCATCAATACAGATGAAATTGTAAAAAAATTAGGTTTACCTTGTTTCGTAAAACCAAACAAAGCCGGATCTAGCTTTGGAATTTCAAAAGTAAAAACCGCTTCTGAATTGCCAATCGCCATAGAAGTAGCCTACAAAGAAGACAACGAAATCATCATAGAAAGTTTCCTTGATGGTACCGAAGTTTCTGTTGGAGTAATCAATTACAAAGGAACCATCACGGTATTACCTATAACCGAAATCGTATCTGAGAATGATTTCTTTGATTATGAAGCCAAATACCAAGGTAAATCTCAAGAAATCACACCGGCAAGAATTTCGGATGAAATGACCCAAAAAATAGGAGAAATTGCAAAACGCGCCTACGAAGTACTTAAAATGAAAGGATTCTCCAGAAGCGAATTCATTATTGTAGACGGAGAACCACACATGCTTGAAATGAATACTATTCCGGGTCTTACTACCGAAAGTTTAATCCCGCAACAAGCCAGAGCTGCCGGAATTTCATTAGAAGATCTATTCACCAATGCTATTGAGTTAGCCCTTAATTAA
- a CDS encoding TMEM175 family protein produces MNKSRIEAFSDGVMAIIITIMVLEIKAPEQPTFESLIPLIPVCLSYVLSFIYVGIYWNNHHHMFQVVKKIDGSVLWYNTMLLFWLSLIPFATSWMGEHSFATIPIACYGFILLMCGVSYILLQNKIIKLEGKESVLHHAVKKDNKGKLSMVCYTSAIPLAFVSPIISGILYIFVALIWIIPDKRIENQINKL; encoded by the coding sequence ATGAACAAAAGCAGAATCGAAGCCTTTAGCGATGGTGTCATGGCCATAATTATCACGATCATGGTTCTGGAGATCAAAGCTCCGGAACAACCAACTTTCGAGAGTTTAATTCCTCTGATTCCTGTTTGTTTGAGTTATGTTTTGAGTTTTATATATGTGGGAATTTATTGGAACAACCACCACCACATGTTTCAAGTGGTCAAAAAAATAGATGGTTCGGTACTGTGGTATAACACTATGTTATTGTTTTGGCTATCCTTAATTCCGTTTGCCACAAGTTGGATGGGAGAACATTCATTTGCAACAATTCCCATTGCCTGTTATGGTTTCATTTTATTAATGTGTGGTGTTTCATACATATTACTACAAAATAAAATTATAAAGCTGGAAGGCAAGGAATCAGTTTTACATCATGCGGTAAAAAAAGACAATAAAGGAAAATTATCTATGGTCTGCTATACCTCGGCTATTCCGCTTGCATTTGTATCGCCCATAATCTCAGGAATCCTGTATATTTTTGTAGCATTGATCTGGATCATCCCTGACAAAAGAATTGAAAATCAAATCAATAAACTTTAA
- the coaD gene encoding pantetheine-phosphate adenylyltransferase has translation MKKAIFPGSFDPITLGHEDIIKRAIPLFDEIVIAIGVNAEKKYMFTLDERKKFIEETFKDEPKVTVITYEGLTIDLCHRIKADFILRGLRNPADFEFEKAIAHTNRRLSKIETVFLLTAARTSYISSSIVRDVIRNHGEYQMLVPEAVRVKLDK, from the coding sequence ATGAAAAAAGCCATATTCCCTGGATCTTTTGATCCTATCACTTTAGGACACGAAGACATCATCAAAAGAGCCATTCCATTGTTTGATGAAATTGTAATTGCTATTGGAGTCAACGCCGAAAAGAAATACATGTTTACACTTGATGAAAGAAAAAAATTCATCGAAGAAACTTTCAAAGACGAACCCAAAGTTACAGTTATCACTTACGAAGGGCTAACTATCGACTTATGCCACCGAATTAAGGCCGATTTTATTCTAAGAGGCCTACGTAACCCTGCCGATTTTGAATTCGAAAAAGCCATTGCACACACCAACAGACGATTATCTAAAATAGAAACTGTGTTTTTATTGACCGCAGCACGAACTTCATACATCAGTTCAAGTATTGTAAGAGACGTAATCCGAAATCATGGTGAATACCAAATGCTTGTTCCAGAAGCAGTAAGAGTAAAACTGGATAAGTAA
- a CDS encoding PhnA domain-containing protein yields MSFERELNKRSGSQCELCAATENLKEYQVLPTKKGGLDESIFACPTCIDQIENPGHEDLNHWRCLNDSMWSEHIPVQVVAWRMLSRLRKNGWPQELLEQMYLDEDTLEWAQATGEGEDDENKIIHRDVNGVILSHGDSVVLIKDLKVKGSSMVAKQGTSVRNIRLDHENAEYIEGKVDGQQIVIITQYVKKI; encoded by the coding sequence ATGAGCTTCGAAAGAGAATTAAATAAACGCAGCGGTTCACAATGTGAACTATGTGCTGCCACCGAAAACCTAAAAGAATACCAAGTACTTCCTACCAAAAAAGGAGGATTAGACGAAAGTATCTTTGCTTGTCCTACTTGTATCGATCAAATCGAAAACCCAGGACATGAAGACCTAAACCACTGGAGATGTTTGAATGACAGTATGTGGAGCGAACACATTCCGGTACAAGTTGTTGCTTGGAGAATGTTAAGCCGTTTACGCAAAAATGGTTGGCCTCAAGAATTGTTGGAACAAATGTATTTGGACGAAGACACTCTTGAATGGGCACAAGCCACAGGAGAAGGTGAAGATGATGAAAACAAAATCATACACCGTGATGTTAACGGAGTTATTTTGTCACATGGAGACTCAGTTGTATTAATCAAAGATCTAAAAGTAAAAGGATCCAGTATGGTTGCCAAACAAGGAACATCTGTACGCAACATCCGATTAGACCACGAAAATGCAGAATACATTGAAGGAAAAGTAGATGGACAACAAATCGTAATTATTACACAATACGTTAAGAAAATATAA
- a CDS encoding DEAD/DEAH box helicase, translated as MNKKHHSNNILLNLGIESLNEMQVVAQDAILNDNNVLLLSPTGSGKTLAFLLPILEMLQPEILSVQCLILVPSRELGLQIEQVWKKMGTDYKVNVCYGGHSIDTEIKNLSNPPAVLIGTPGRIADHIDRGTFRLDKIQTLILDEFDKSLQLGFHEQMSFIIGKLTKLNKRILVSATSDIEIPKYTRVVNPTVLDFIPTEEEQESNLTTKMVVSKEKDKLGSLFNLICSLKSQSAIIFCNHRDAAERISDTLNEKGIYATYYHGGMDQDERERSLIQFRNGSMSYLITTDLAARGLDIPEMKHVIHYHLPLKEDEFTHRNGRTARMLASGTAYVIAHESEKKMEYLDYGMEVFNVENTTSLPKPPEFQTIYISGGKKNKLNKIDIVGFFSQKGKLEKGDLGLIEVKDFISFAAVKFSKVKGLLHAIKDEKMKGKKFKIEVARKVIKKEEE; from the coding sequence ATGAATAAAAAACACCATTCCAACAATATACTTTTGAATTTAGGTATCGAAAGCCTAAACGAAATGCAAGTAGTCGCCCAAGATGCTATCTTGAATGATAATAATGTTTTATTGCTTTCTCCAACAGGATCCGGAAAAACATTAGCATTCTTACTGCCTATTTTAGAAATGTTACAACCCGAAATCTTATCGGTTCAATGTTTAATTTTGGTTCCATCACGCGAACTGGGATTACAAATTGAGCAAGTTTGGAAAAAAATGGGTACAGATTATAAGGTAAATGTGTGCTATGGCGGGCATTCTATCGATACTGAAATTAAGAATTTGAGTAATCCTCCAGCTGTTTTAATAGGAACTCCAGGAAGAATTGCAGATCATATAGATAGAGGAACTTTTAGATTAGATAAAATTCAAACCCTAATTCTTGATGAATTTGATAAATCATTGCAATTGGGTTTTCATGAGCAAATGTCTTTTATCATTGGTAAATTGACCAAACTCAATAAACGTATTCTGGTTTCAGCCACTTCTGATATTGAGATTCCAAAATATACCAGAGTTGTTAATCCTACAGTTTTGGATTTTATTCCAACCGAAGAAGAACAAGAAAGTAATTTGACTACCAAGATGGTAGTATCGAAAGAGAAAGATAAACTGGGAAGTTTATTCAACCTGATTTGTTCTTTAAAATCCCAATCGGCTATTATTTTCTGTAATCATAGAGATGCTGCAGAGCGCATCAGTGATACCTTAAATGAAAAAGGTATTTATGCAACGTATTATCATGGCGGTATGGATCAAGATGAGCGTGAACGCTCGCTAATTCAATTTCGTAATGGAAGTATGAGTTATTTAATCACAACGGATCTTGCAGCACGTGGACTTGATATTCCCGAAATGAAACATGTAATTCATTATCATTTGCCTTTGAAGGAAGATGAATTCACCCACAGAAATGGTCGTACAGCTCGTATGTTAGCATCTGGAACGGCTTATGTTATTGCTCACGAAAGTGAGAAAAAAATGGAATATCTGGATTACGGAATGGAAGTGTTTAATGTAGAAAATACGACTTCATTGCCAAAGCCACCCGAGTTTCAGACCATTTATATTAGTGGTGGAAAGAAAAATAAATTGAATAAAATTGATATTGTAGGTTTCTTTTCTCAAAAAGGAAAATTAGAAAAAGGCGATCTGGGATTAATAGAAGTAAAAGATTTTATCTCATTTGCAGCTGTAAAATTCAGTAAGGTCAAAGGTTTGCTTCATGCCATAAAAGATGAAAAAATGAAAGGAAAGAAGTTTAAAATTGAAGTGGCTAGAAAGGTGATTAAGAAGGAGGAAGAGTAG
- a CDS encoding M14 family metallopeptidase encodes MKLIHFYFLLITVSLFAQNKNKYDTFFEKGNGNQSANYQETMSYYTLLAHDFPTIKMEKMGATDSGESLYMITFNPEKKFDFGAIQKNKAVLLVNNGIHAGEPDGIDATMQLFRDLALGKIKIPKNTVIVTIPIYNIGGALNRNSTSRVNQEGPEEYGFRGNARNYDLNRDMIKSDTRNTKSFVSIFQKINPDVFIDNHVSNGSDYQYKLTYIMTQHNKLGTILGDYMNTEMMPFIVKDLEQKNFPTTPYVNAFTETPDNGFVQFSDTPRYTTGYTSLFNTIGFVVETHMLKKYADRVKATYEYMVTTIDFMDSNYKKLKELRAKNEEQYKPKKQYPIEWKIDSSKTTTFLFSGFEASYKKSEVTTGQRLFYDRTKPYKKNIPYIKEYKSVKEVTIPKAYIIPKGYWNVIDLLKNNNCKYTQLKNDTIIEIQSYKIADYKTSSQAYEGHYPHRNTKLTATIQKIAFAKGDYVFPTEQKAVKYLLETLEPEAVDSFFNWNFFDTILQQKEGYSEYVFEDLAAQILKENPNLKTELATKVNSDPAFAKNSEAQLDWVYKHSKYYEKAHLQYPVYRLLN; translated from the coding sequence ATGAAACTAATACACTTTTATTTTCTATTGATTACGGTTTCGCTTTTTGCCCAAAATAAAAATAAATACGATACTTTTTTCGAAAAAGGAAATGGAAATCAATCGGCTAATTACCAAGAAACCATGTCATATTATACACTTTTGGCACATGATTTCCCAACCATCAAAATGGAGAAAATGGGAGCCACAGATAGCGGTGAATCCTTATACATGATCACTTTTAACCCAGAGAAAAAATTCGATTTTGGGGCTATCCAAAAAAACAAAGCGGTATTACTTGTCAATAATGGCATACATGCAGGTGAACCAGACGGAATAGATGCAACCATGCAATTATTTCGAGATTTAGCTCTAGGCAAAATTAAAATCCCAAAAAACACCGTAATCGTAACTATCCCAATTTACAATATTGGAGGGGCTTTGAATAGAAATTCAACATCAAGAGTTAATCAGGAAGGTCCAGAAGAATATGGTTTTCGAGGAAATGCCAGAAATTATGATTTGAATCGGGATATGATCAAATCAGACACCCGAAATACCAAAAGTTTTGTCTCAATATTTCAAAAAATAAACCCGGACGTTTTTATAGATAACCATGTGAGTAATGGATCTGATTATCAATACAAACTCACCTACATTATGACTCAGCACAATAAATTGGGAACCATTTTAGGAGATTATATGAATACTGAAATGATGCCGTTTATTGTAAAAGATTTAGAACAAAAAAACTTCCCTACAACACCTTATGTCAATGCATTTACCGAAACTCCAGACAATGGTTTTGTACAATTTTCAGATACTCCAAGATACACCACTGGTTACACATCACTATTTAACACCATTGGCTTTGTGGTCGAAACACATATGCTAAAAAAATATGCAGATCGCGTAAAAGCCACCTATGAATACATGGTAACTACCATCGATTTTATGGATTCGAATTACAAAAAACTAAAAGAATTAAGAGCTAAAAACGAAGAACAATACAAACCCAAAAAACAATATCCAATCGAATGGAAAATAGACAGCTCTAAAACTACTACTTTCTTGTTTTCAGGATTTGAGGCTTCCTATAAAAAAAGTGAAGTTACAACTGGACAACGATTATTCTATGACAGAACAAAACCTTACAAAAAAAATATACCTTACATCAAAGAATACAAATCAGTAAAAGAAGTTACCATTCCTAAGGCATACATTATCCCAAAAGGATATTGGAATGTTATTGATTTATTGAAAAACAATAATTGTAAATACACCCAATTAAAAAATGATACTATTATAGAAATACAAAGCTATAAAATTGCCGACTATAAAACTTCAAGCCAAGCTTATGAAGGACATTATCCGCATAGAAACACAAAGCTGACAGCAACTATTCAAAAAATAGCCTTTGCCAAAGGCGATTATGTATTTCCTACTGAACAAAAAGCAGTAAAATATTTATTAGAAACCTTAGAGCCCGAAGCAGTAGACTCTTTCTTCAATTGGAACTTTTTTGACACTATTTTACAACAAAAAGAAGGATATTCAGAATATGTTTTTGAAGACTTGGCAGCTCAAATTTTAAAAGAAAATCCTAATCTAAAAACAGAATTAGCCACCAAAGTCAATAGTGATCCAGCATTTGCAAAAAATAGTGAGGCTCAATTAGACTGGGTGTATAAGCATTCTAAGTATTATGAAAAAGCCCATTTGCAATACCCTGTTTATCGATTGCTCAATTAA
- a CDS encoding NUDIX hydrolase — MYKVFVNDKPLFLTNQISKETDFQLFLLESIDIKQVIIKMFQNKIQKAYLYHPDESVIMKTLKAKIPVNKAGGGLVFNKKGEVLFIFRNGKWDLPKGGIEKGELIETTAMREVEEETGVGGLKIVKKLQKTYHVFKRNGNYKLKVTHWFEMQSSFEGIPQGQLDEGIEKVAWLKPSEIPMALQNSYENIKLLFEEEKLT, encoded by the coding sequence ATGTATAAAGTTTTTGTTAACGACAAACCACTTTTTTTGACAAATCAAATCTCTAAAGAGACTGATTTTCAATTATTTTTACTTGAAAGCATTGATATTAAGCAGGTTATAATAAAAATGTTTCAAAATAAAATTCAAAAAGCCTATCTCTATCATCCGGATGAAAGCGTTATTATGAAAACATTAAAAGCGAAAATTCCTGTTAATAAAGCTGGTGGAGGCTTGGTTTTTAATAAAAAAGGTGAGGTTTTATTTATTTTTAGGAACGGAAAATGGGATTTGCCTAAAGGTGGTATTGAAAAGGGAGAATTGATTGAGACTACTGCAATGCGTGAAGTAGAGGAAGAGACTGGAGTTGGAGGGTTAAAGATTGTGAAAAAACTTCAAAAAACATATCATGTTTTTAAACGTAACGGAAACTATAAATTAAAAGTTACCCATTGGTTTGAAATGCAGTCTTCTTTTGAAGGAATTCCTCAAGGACAATTAGATGAAGGTATCGAAAAAGTTGCCTGGCTTAAACCAAGTGAAATTCCAATGGCTTTGCAAAATTCATACGAAAATATTAAGCTTTTATTTGAAGAAGAAAAATTAACCTAA
- the pyrE gene encoding orotate phosphoribosyltransferase, with amino-acid sequence MIFNKDTAEKTAELLLQINAIKLNPGNPFTWASGWKSPIYCDNRLILSFPAIRNYVRDEFSKHIEKQFGKPDVIAGVATGAIGIGMLVAESLGLPFVYVRPEPKKHGRQNQVEGFLQKGQNVVIIEDLISTGNSSLQAVEGLKAAGANIKGMAAIFTYGFDVADENFKNAKIDLYTLSNYQNLLNLAVAKKYITENEEQTLREWNVSPSTWSI; translated from the coding sequence ATGATTTTTAATAAAGATACTGCCGAAAAAACAGCCGAATTGCTTTTGCAAATAAATGCAATTAAATTGAATCCAGGAAATCCTTTTACATGGGCTTCTGGATGGAAATCGCCTATATACTGCGATAATCGTCTAATCCTTTCATTTCCAGCCATAAGAAATTATGTTCGAGATGAATTTTCTAAACACATTGAGAAACAATTTGGTAAGCCAGATGTAATTGCCGGTGTAGCCACTGGAGCAATTGGAATTGGTATGCTAGTTGCCGAGAGTTTAGGATTGCCTTTTGTTTATGTACGTCCAGAGCCAAAAAAACATGGTCGTCAGAATCAAGTAGAAGGCTTCTTACAAAAAGGACAAAACGTTGTAATTATAGAAGATTTAATTAGTACTGGAAACAGTAGTTTACAAGCCGTAGAAGGCTTGAAAGCAGCTGGAGCAAACATAAAAGGAATGGCTGCCATATTTACTTATGGTTTTGATGTTGCTGATGAGAACTTCAAAAATGCCAAAATAGATTTATATACTTTAAGTAATTACCAAAACTTATTAAATCTAGCCGTAGCCAAAAAATACATTACCGAAAATGAAGAACAAACTTTGAGAGAATGGAACGTAAGTCCATCTACTTGGAGCATCTAA
- a CDS encoding SRPBCC family protein, giving the protein MNLESPKVTVEKSSQELFDLLGDVKNFEKLMPDNIAKFEVIGEDAFIFGLKGMPEIKLKMKEKVAPNKIVLGAASDKLPFTLVANIDSVSDSSSAVKLNFDGEFNAMMAMMVKGPISKFIETLAGNMSKL; this is encoded by the coding sequence ATGAACTTAGAAAGTCCAAAAGTTACGGTTGAAAAATCAAGTCAAGAATTATTCGATTTATTGGGTGATGTAAAAAATTTCGAAAAATTAATGCCTGATAACATTGCAAAATTTGAAGTAATAGGTGAAGATGCTTTTATTTTTGGATTAAAAGGAATGCCTGAAATAAAATTAAAAATGAAAGAGAAAGTAGCTCCAAACAAAATCGTTTTGGGTGCTGCTAGCGATAAACTTCCATTTACATTAGTAGCTAATATTGATTCAGTTTCAGATAGCTCAAGTGCTGTAAAATTGAATTTTGATGGCGAATTCAATGCCATGATGGCAATGATGGTAAAAGGACCAATCAGTAAATTCATTGAGACTTTGGCTGGTAATATGTCAAAGCTATAA
- a CDS encoding biotin--[acetyl-CoA-carboxylase] ligase: protein MKLIKLDAIDSTNEFLKGLSNKQEVQNFTVVTAESQFKGKGQMGAKWGSESGKNLIMSVLVSGFLSGIEEVFNLNVVVSLAVIQVLESYGIPELSIKWPNDIMSANKKIGGILIENSIKGDGTITSVVGLGLNINQTQFENLPRASSLAVICNTNFDKEEILLKIIAKLEEMILFYKENALSIWNNYSGKLFRIGIPTAFTDANEQKFMGIITGVSSIGMLQIQLEDDRICEYNLKEVQMLY, encoded by the coding sequence ATGAAGCTAATCAAACTCGATGCCATAGATTCTACAAATGAGTTTCTGAAAGGATTATCAAACAAACAAGAGGTGCAAAATTTTACTGTAGTTACTGCTGAAAGTCAGTTCAAGGGGAAGGGGCAAATGGGTGCTAAATGGGGTTCTGAGTCTGGTAAGAATCTAATAATGAGTGTTTTGGTTTCTGGTTTTTTATCAGGTATTGAAGAGGTTTTTAATTTGAATGTAGTCGTTTCATTAGCTGTTATTCAAGTTTTAGAATCTTATGGTATTCCTGAATTAAGTATAAAATGGCCTAACGACATTATGTCAGCCAATAAGAAAATTGGTGGCATATTGATTGAAAATAGCATAAAAGGTGACGGTACCATTACGTCTGTGGTGGGTTTGGGTTTAAATATTAATCAAACTCAATTTGAAAATTTGCCGAGAGCTTCGTCTTTGGCGGTTATTTGTAATACAAATTTTGATAAAGAGGAAATCCTTTTGAAGATTATAGCCAAATTGGAAGAGATGATTTTGTTTTATAAAGAAAATGCTCTTTCTATTTGGAATAACTATTCTGGTAAACTGTTCAGGATAGGAATTCCAACTGCTTTTACTGATGCCAATGAACAAAAGTTTATGGGGATTATTACTGGTGTTTCTTCAATCGGGATGTTGCAAATTCAGTTAGAAGACGATAGAATTTGCGAATACAATCTTAAGGAAGTTCAGATGTTGTATTAA
- the rsfS gene encoding ribosome silencing factor, with protein MTKKTINNDALLANIIKGIEEVKGSDIDILDLREIDTAVCDYFVICNGNSNTQVNAIVNSIQKTVSKDLKDKPWHVEGSDVAEWVLMDYVHIVVHVFQKHIREYYNIESLWGDAKITKIENKY; from the coding sequence ATGACGAAAAAGACTATAAATAATGACGCTTTGTTAGCGAATATCATTAAAGGGATTGAAGAAGTAAAAGGAAGCGATATCGACATTCTAGACTTAAGAGAAATAGACACTGCGGTTTGTGACTATTTCGTAATATGCAATGGTAACTCAAATACTCAAGTAAATGCTATTGTAAACTCAATCCAAAAAACAGTTTCCAAAGATTTAAAAGACAAACCTTGGCACGTAGAAGGTTCAGATGTTGCGGAATGGGTCCTAATGGATTATGTTCATATTGTAGTGCATGTATTTCAAAAACACATTCGCGAATATTACAACATCGAAAGTCTTTGGGGAGATGCAAAAATCACTAAAATCGAAAACAAATACTAA
- the ftsH gene encoding ATP-dependent zinc metalloprotease FtsH produces the protein MAKDNNPNPNKFKVSPWLIYTAILLIFLFISFITGGSNFQEPSQLTSSKFNSYLEKGQIEKVIVYNKTEAEVFLNAEALKDPAHKKVAKDVLDRPNKGPHYSFDIGNDQIFQTKLEKAVAEGKLKDFSFLPKSNWTDIFVSLLPIIIIIGVWIFIMRKMSGGGAGGGGQIFNIGKSKAKLFDEKNDIKTTFKDVAGLEGAKEEIQEIVEFLKNPEKYTNLGGKIPKGALLVGPPGTGKTLLAKAVAGEAQVPFFSLSGSDFVEMFVGVGASRVRDLFKQAKEKSPAIIFIDEIDAVGRARGKSNMSGGNDERENTLNQLLTEMDGFGTNSNVIVLAATNRADVLDKALMRAGRFDRQIFVDLPDIRERAEIFKVHLAPLKKIEGLDIEFLAKQTPGFSGADIANVCNEAALIAARNNKDAVDKQDFLDAVDRIVGGLEKKNKIVTPEEKRAIAIHEAGHATVSWMLEHAAPLIKVTIVPRGQSLGAAWYLPEERLIVRTDQMLDEMCATMGGRAAEKVTFDRISTGALSDLEKVTKQARAMVTVYGLNEKIGNVTYYDSTGQSEYSFSKPYSEDTAKIIDKEISDLIESQYQRAITILEENKDKLEQLASILIDKEVIFKDDLEAIFGKRTFDKNLGEVVS, from the coding sequence ATGGCTAAAGATAATAATCCAAATCCGAATAAATTTAAAGTAAGTCCTTGGTTAATTTATACAGCAATTCTATTAATTTTCTTATTTATAAGTTTTATTACTGGTGGGTCTAATTTTCAGGAACCTTCACAATTAACCTCCTCCAAGTTTAATTCATACTTAGAAAAAGGTCAAATAGAAAAAGTAATTGTATACAACAAGACTGAAGCCGAAGTATTTTTGAATGCTGAAGCCTTAAAAGATCCTGCACATAAAAAAGTAGCAAAAGACGTATTAGACAGACCTAACAAAGGTCCTCATTATTCTTTTGATATTGGGAATGATCAAATATTCCAGACCAAATTAGAAAAAGCCGTTGCCGAAGGTAAACTAAAAGATTTTAGTTTTTTACCAAAAAGCAATTGGACCGACATTTTTGTTAGCCTATTACCAATCATTATCATTATTGGAGTATGGATTTTTATCATGCGAAAAATGTCTGGCGGTGGAGCTGGCGGTGGTGGCCAGATTTTCAATATCGGAAAATCTAAAGCCAAACTTTTTGATGAGAAAAACGACATTAAAACAACGTTTAAAGATGTTGCTGGTTTAGAAGGCGCAAAAGAAGAAATACAAGAAATTGTAGAATTCTTAAAAAACCCTGAAAAATACACCAATTTAGGAGGAAAAATACCTAAAGGAGCTTTACTTGTAGGACCTCCTGGAACCGGAAAAACATTATTAGCCAAAGCAGTGGCTGGTGAAGCCCAAGTACCATTCTTTTCATTATCAGGTTCGGATTTTGTTGAAATGTTTGTCGGTGTTGGTGCATCACGTGTACGTGATTTATTCAAACAAGCTAAAGAAAAATCTCCAGCCATTATTTTTATTGATGAAATTGATGCTGTAGGTAGAGCTAGAGGTAAAAGCAATATGTCTGGCGGAAATGACGAAAGAGAAAATACATTAAACCAACTTCTTACTGAGATGGATGGTTTTGGTACTAACTCTAATGTAATCGTTCTGGCAGCAACCAATAGAGCTGATGTACTTGATAAAGCCTTAATGCGTGCTGGACGTTTTGACAGACAAATATTTGTTGACTTACCAGACATTCGCGAAAGAGCCGAAATTTTCAAAGTACACCTTGCTCCTTTGAAAAAAATTGAAGGATTAGATATCGAATTTTTAGCCAAACAAACTCCTGGTTTTTCTGGAGCTGATATTGCCAATGTTTGTAATGAAGCCGCTTTAATTGCCGCTAGAAACAATAAAGACGCTGTTGACAAACAAGACTTTTTAGATGCAGTAGACAGAATTGTTGGAGGTCTTGAAAAGAAAAACAAAATTGTTACTCCAGAAGAAAAAAGAGCTATTGCTATTCATGAAGCTGGACACGCAACAGTAAGCTGGATGCTGGAACACGCTGCTCCATTAATTAAAGTAACCATAGTTCCTCGCGGACAAAGTCTTGGTGCTGCATGGTATTTACCAGAAGAAAGATTAATTGTTCGCACAGATCAAATGCTAGATGAAATGTGTGCTACAATGGGTGGTAGAGCTGCTGAGAAAGTAACATTTGACAGAATATCTACAGGAGCACTAAGTGATTTAGAAAAAGTAACTAAACAAGCTCGTGCTATGGTAACTGTATATGGCTTGAATGAAAAAATAGGTAATGTTACTTATTACGATTCAACCGGACAAAGCGAATACAGTTTTTCTAAACCATACTCAGAAGATACTGCGAAGATAATTGACAAAGAAATCTCT